In the Gasterosteus aculeatus chromosome X, fGasAcu3.hap1.1, whole genome shotgun sequence genome, one interval contains:
- the LOC120809111 gene encoding zinc finger protein ZFPM1 isoform X1, with the protein MSRRKQSKPRQIKRSIGDLGDEEENAPDSLSLSGEDGAASDLDDSAEGDGCSPRAPASLYVQEPRTQDSGGGPDEEDKDGEEPGLSHSGGEDEEDEDEEEEEEEEEEEASQWRGPDALEFSGASGGNRVVAARDLRPDTTWGPYPGVLQSEGGTDDRETTQSRLTLACDDPDCWISLLPLTCDVSAANCTIYSQGEQLFCKVSRELTAGEGLLASLSPPPSSSSSSPLSRLSPPLSLVTQKQAVVKDETLYSPALRSEIQLLPQQAGMAAILATAVVNKDIFPCKDCGIWYRSERNLQAHLMYYCASRQKQPPAASSPPQDKPKESYPNERICPFPQCNKSCPSASSLEIHMRTHSGERPFVCLICLSAFTTKANCERHLKVHTDTLNGVCHGCGFVSTTRDILYSHLVTSHMVCQPGSRSEVYSPGPGLPKLPISTGLSPGDSGVVLKCQVCGHNSDSPAQLQQHVRTHLEVRVPTERSPNPRQSTPSSVDHPQLSPHEREPLGCVPSPDSSSPGANGGSAPPRDSSPPNAQTTDLKIKEEPHSDSDAEEQQMEIMEGGEKDELSGEEAHQEIRIKTNEKRIATSSCATSTSPKSPATASVKAEPTSPTPGSSPAHEGGTGSVLPGGAMFLPQYMFNPEAAIMPQASEILAKMSEMHSRLKQGQAVPQNNPAAFFPSGQTAPTAAATPPHKGATCFECDITFNNINNFYAHKRLYCSSRHHGEGATSASGPGSTRDAAPATMPRGSPTSPQGGAASRAASASPTESDPPAESGATEPKRVVEIKTETSREGISSSSEGEGGGGSVGGGGGGGGRASEGSQSPASGSAEDQEDDPNRTFCQACNIRFSRHENYTVHKRFYCASRHDPSNHRAVHMAKATTPAAFLPQPIRKRKRKKMYEIHMARTEALANAAAAAAAAAAAVAASAPSPSVLGLAVKQEVSPSEEDSSSPEGDGPIDLSKRPRLRVVPRHSSSSSILPALPLTDYHKCTACSISFNSIENYLAHKTYYCPATTLQPHTLEQLHRLKSSASTSPKSRPAQERTDHLHPVEAKALPAEWVSQAQSSSPHPSALPSSDATSPNTLATNTLAATPGAGAKGAGARSSQAVCPYCPNRLITCDLMEHFKTTHGLVVTVQPTQPGSVVSRSPSLSPRDGTAATTSTTPMSHSRLVSRVHRDSINGQARSSTTSPVSPLVNGSPSAGGGSPLAGSPLPPSPPRAPSLTLSPVPEVLRGTVGLSPDNAVPTVTSHPIATAPPAPGPKSTVISPVLNGNSRFCRLCNIKFSSLSTFIAHKKYYCSSHSAEHVK; encoded by the exons GTTCCATCGGCGACCTCGGCGACGAGGAGGAAAACGCGCCGGACAGCCTCAGCCTGTCGGGAGAGGACGGGGCCGCGTCGGACCTCGACGACTCCGCGGAAGGCGACGGCTGCAGCCCCCGGGCGCCAGCGTCGCTGTACGTCCAAG AGCCCAGGACGCAGGACTCGGGAGGAGGCCCTGATGAGGAAGACAAGGACGGGGAGGAGCCAGGTCTGTCGCACAGTGGCGGGGAAgacgaagaggacgaggacgaggaggaggaggaggaggaagaggaggaggaggcgtcgcAGTGGAGAGGTCCAG ATGCCCTGGAGTTCAGCGGAGCGAGTGGGGGCAACAGGGTGGTAGCTGCCAGGGACCTCCGTCCAGACACAACGTGGGGCCCCTACCCAGGAGTCCTCCAGTCAGAGGGCGGGACGGACGATCGGGAGACAACG caaTCCAGGTTGACTCTGGCGTGTGACGATCCAGACTGCTGGATTAGTCTGCTCCCTCTGACATGTGACGTCTCCGCTGCCAACTGTACAATCTACAGCCAAG GTGAGCAGTTGTTCTGCAAGGTGAGCCGAGAGCTGACGGCCGGCGAAGGGCTCCTGGCCTCCCTGTCCCCTCCTCCCAGCTCCTCGTCGTCCTCACCGCTAAGccggctctctcctccgctAAGCCTCGTCACCCAGAAGCAAGCCGTGGTCAAAGACGAGACGCTGTACTCGCCGGCACTGCGCTCAGAAATCCAGCTCCTCCCACAGCAGGCGGGCATGGCCGCCATCTTGGCCACTGCTGTTGTCAATA AGGACATTTTCCCGTGCAAGGACTGTGGGATCTGGTACCGCAGTGAGCGGAACCTGCAGGCCCACCTCATGTACTACTGCGCCAGCCGGCAGAAGCAGCCGCCAGCCGCCTCGTCCCCGCCACAAGACAAACCCAAGGAGTCCTACCCCAATGAACGCATCTGCCCCTTTCCGCAGTGCAACAAGAGCTGCCCCAGTGCCAGCTCACTGGAGAtccacatgcgcacacacagtg GTGAACGTCCGTTTGTCTGTCTCATCTGTCTGTCGGCCTTCACCactaaagcaaactgtgagCGCCACCTCAAAGTCCACACGGACACGCTGAACGGAGTGTGTCACGGCTGTGGCTTTGTCTCCACCACAAGAGACATCCTCTACAGCCATCTGGTCACCAGCCACATGGTGTGCCAGCCTGGATCTCGCAGTGAGGTCTATTCCCCAGGCCCAGGCCTCCCCAAGCTGCCCATATCCACTG GTCTCAGTCCAGGAGACTCTGGTGTAGTTTTGAAGTGTCAAGTGTGTGGCCACAACTCTGACTCCCCTGCACAGCTTCAGCAGCATGTGCGAACCCACCTAGAGGTCAGGGTCCCAACTGAAAGGAGCCCCAATCCCCGGCAAAGTACCCCATCATCAGTTGACCACCCTCAGCTGTCTCCCCATGAGAGGGAGCCCCTTGGCTGTGTCCCGAGCCCGGACTCATCCAGCCCTGGTGCAAATGGCGGCTCAGCCCCGCCTCGAGACTCCAGTCCTCCGAATGCACAAACTACTGACTTAAAGATCAAAGAGGAGCCTCATTCAGACTCAGACGCAGAAGAGCAGCAAATGGAGATTATGGAGGGTGGAGAGAAAGATGAGCTAAGTGGAGAGGAGGCACATCAAGAAATAAGAATCAAGACAAACGAGAAGAGAATCGCCACATCTTCCTGTGCAACATCAACTTCTCCGAAGAGTCCAGCCACGGCAAGTGTAAAGGCAGAGCCAACCAGTCCCACCCCTGGTTCTAGCCCTGCGCATGAGGGAGGCACAGGGTCAGTTCTCCCTGGTGGAGCAATGTTCTTGCCTCAGTACATGTTTAATCCCGAGGCAGCCATTATGCCCCAGGCCTCGGAGATACTGGCTAAAATGTCCGAGATGCACAGCCGACTGAAACAGGGCCAGGCAGTTCCTCAGAACAATCCAGCGGCCTTCTTTCCCTCTGGACAGACTGCACCTACAGCCGCAGCCACTCCCCCTCATAAAGGAGCCACCTGCTTTGAGTGTGACATCACattcaacaacatcaacaacttTTATGCACATAAGAGGCTGTACTGCTCCAGTAGGCACCACGGAGAAGGTGCAACCTCCGCTTCAGGTCCTGGATCGACAAGAGATGCAGCCCCTGCCACAATGCCACGTGGCTCCCCCACATCTCCTCAAGGTGGAGCAGCAAGTAGAGCAGCCTCTGCTTCTCCTACTGAGTCTGACCCTCCAGCAGAGAGTGGAGCAACAGAACCCAAGAGGGTGGTGGAAATAAAGACAGAAACCTCTAGAGAGGGAATATCTTCCTCTTCTGAAggggaaggtggaggtggaagtgtgggaggagggggtggaggaggaggaagagcaagcGAAGGCAGCCAGAGTCCTGCTAGTGGTTCTGCGGAGGACCAAGAAGACGATCCAAATAGAACCTTCTGCCAGGCCTGCAACATCCGCTTTAGTCGTCACGAAAACTACACTGTACACAAACGCTTCTACTGCGCTTCACGCCATGACCCATCCAACCACCGAGCCGTACACATGGCCAAGGCAACCACACCAGCAGCCTTCCTTCCCCAGCCCATCCGCAAACgcaagaggaagaagatgtATGAGATTCATATGGCCAGAACTGAAGCCTTAGCCaatgctgccgctgccgccgccgctgccgccgctgctgtgGCTGCTTCTGCACCATCTCCCTCCGTCCTGGGCCTGGCAGTGAAGCAAGAGGTTTCTCCCAGCGAGGAAGACAGCTCTAGCCCAGAAGGAGATGGCCCGATTGACCTCAGCAAGAGGCCCCGCCTGAGAGTGGTCCCACGccatagcagcagcagcagtattcTCCCTGCCCTGCCTCTTACAGACTACCACAAGTGCACTGCTTGCAGTATCAGCTTCAACAGCATTGAGAACTACCTGGCCCATAAAACCTACTATTGCCCCGCTACCACCCTCCAGCCCCATACCTTGGAGCAGCTTCACAGGCTCAAGAGTTCTGCCTCGACCTCTCCCAAAAGCAGACCTGCGCAGGAGCGCACGGATCACCTGCACCCCGTGGAGGCTAAAGCTCTGCCTGCTGAGTGGGTGTCCCAGGCTCAATCCTCCAGTCCTCACCCCTCTGCCTTACCTTCCTCCGATGCCACATCTCCCAACACACTTGCAACCAACACACTTGCAGCCACCCCGGGGGCTGGCGCCAAAGGCGCAGGCGCCAGATCCTCTCAGGCGGTGTGCCCATACTGCCCAAACAGGCTCATCACCTGTGACTTGATGGAGCACTTCAAGACCACCCACGGCCTTGTTGTAACCGTTCAGCCAACTCAGCCAGGCAGTGTAGTCAGCCGCAGCCCCAGCCTTAGTCCCAGGGATGGAACTGCGGcaaccacctccaccaccccaATGAGCCATTCTAGATTGGTCTCTCGAGTTCACAGAGACAGCATTAATGGGCAGGCGAGGAGCAGTACAACTTCTCCGGTCTCCCCGCTGGTAAACGGCAGCCCTTCAGCTGGGGGTGGATCACCTTTGGCTGGCTCACCTCTGCCTCCGTCTCCCCCAAGGGCTCCTTCTCTGACTTTGTCACCTGTGCCTGAGGTCCTGAGGGGGACTGTGGGGTTGTCTCCAGACAACGCCGTCCCGACTGTGACCTCCCATCCCATCGCCACAGCCCCGCCTGCCCCCGGCCCCAAATCCACAGTGATCTCCCCGGTCCTTAACGGTAATTCCCGCTTCTGTCGGCTTTGCAACATCAAGTTCAGCAGTCTCTCCACATTCATAGCTCACAAAAAATACTACTGCTCCTCCCACAGCGCCGAACATGTCAAGTGA
- the LOC120809111 gene encoding zinc finger protein ZFPM1 isoform X2 — protein sequence MPIPECLSATEPAGLQGPMGAARETTERERRRDALEFSGASGGNRVVAARDLRPDTTWGPYPGVLQSEGGTDDRETTQSRLTLACDDPDCWISLLPLTCDVSAANCTIYSQGEQLFCKVSRELTAGEGLLASLSPPPSSSSSSPLSRLSPPLSLVTQKQAVVKDETLYSPALRSEIQLLPQQAGMAAILATAVVNKDIFPCKDCGIWYRSERNLQAHLMYYCASRQKQPPAASSPPQDKPKESYPNERICPFPQCNKSCPSASSLEIHMRTHSGERPFVCLICLSAFTTKANCERHLKVHTDTLNGVCHGCGFVSTTRDILYSHLVTSHMVCQPGSRSEVYSPGPGLPKLPISTGLSPGDSGVVLKCQVCGHNSDSPAQLQQHVRTHLEVRVPTERSPNPRQSTPSSVDHPQLSPHEREPLGCVPSPDSSSPGANGGSAPPRDSSPPNAQTTDLKIKEEPHSDSDAEEQQMEIMEGGEKDELSGEEAHQEIRIKTNEKRIATSSCATSTSPKSPATASVKAEPTSPTPGSSPAHEGGTGSVLPGGAMFLPQYMFNPEAAIMPQASEILAKMSEMHSRLKQGQAVPQNNPAAFFPSGQTAPTAAATPPHKGATCFECDITFNNINNFYAHKRLYCSSRHHGEGATSASGPGSTRDAAPATMPRGSPTSPQGGAASRAASASPTESDPPAESGATEPKRVVEIKTETSREGISSSSEGEGGGGSVGGGGGGGGRASEGSQSPASGSAEDQEDDPNRTFCQACNIRFSRHENYTVHKRFYCASRHDPSNHRAVHMAKATTPAAFLPQPIRKRKRKKMYEIHMARTEALANAAAAAAAAAAAVAASAPSPSVLGLAVKQEVSPSEEDSSSPEGDGPIDLSKRPRLRVVPRHSSSSSILPALPLTDYHKCTACSISFNSIENYLAHKTYYCPATTLQPHTLEQLHRLKSSASTSPKSRPAQERTDHLHPVEAKALPAEWVSQAQSSSPHPSALPSSDATSPNTLATNTLAATPGAGAKGAGARSSQAVCPYCPNRLITCDLMEHFKTTHGLVVTVQPTQPGSVVSRSPSLSPRDGTAATTSTTPMSHSRLVSRVHRDSINGQARSSTTSPVSPLVNGSPSAGGGSPLAGSPLPPSPPRAPSLTLSPVPEVLRGTVGLSPDNAVPTVTSHPIATAPPAPGPKSTVISPVLNGNSRFCRLCNIKFSSLSTFIAHKKYYCSSHSAEHVK from the exons ATGCCTATCCCCGAATGTCTGTCTGCCACCGAGCCCGCCGGACTCCAGGGACCCATGGGTGCCGCGCGGGAGACCACGGAGCGAGAGAGGAGACGCG ATGCCCTGGAGTTCAGCGGAGCGAGTGGGGGCAACAGGGTGGTAGCTGCCAGGGACCTCCGTCCAGACACAACGTGGGGCCCCTACCCAGGAGTCCTCCAGTCAGAGGGCGGGACGGACGATCGGGAGACAACG caaTCCAGGTTGACTCTGGCGTGTGACGATCCAGACTGCTGGATTAGTCTGCTCCCTCTGACATGTGACGTCTCCGCTGCCAACTGTACAATCTACAGCCAAG GTGAGCAGTTGTTCTGCAAGGTGAGCCGAGAGCTGACGGCCGGCGAAGGGCTCCTGGCCTCCCTGTCCCCTCCTCCCAGCTCCTCGTCGTCCTCACCGCTAAGccggctctctcctccgctAAGCCTCGTCACCCAGAAGCAAGCCGTGGTCAAAGACGAGACGCTGTACTCGCCGGCACTGCGCTCAGAAATCCAGCTCCTCCCACAGCAGGCGGGCATGGCCGCCATCTTGGCCACTGCTGTTGTCAATA AGGACATTTTCCCGTGCAAGGACTGTGGGATCTGGTACCGCAGTGAGCGGAACCTGCAGGCCCACCTCATGTACTACTGCGCCAGCCGGCAGAAGCAGCCGCCAGCCGCCTCGTCCCCGCCACAAGACAAACCCAAGGAGTCCTACCCCAATGAACGCATCTGCCCCTTTCCGCAGTGCAACAAGAGCTGCCCCAGTGCCAGCTCACTGGAGAtccacatgcgcacacacagtg GTGAACGTCCGTTTGTCTGTCTCATCTGTCTGTCGGCCTTCACCactaaagcaaactgtgagCGCCACCTCAAAGTCCACACGGACACGCTGAACGGAGTGTGTCACGGCTGTGGCTTTGTCTCCACCACAAGAGACATCCTCTACAGCCATCTGGTCACCAGCCACATGGTGTGCCAGCCTGGATCTCGCAGTGAGGTCTATTCCCCAGGCCCAGGCCTCCCCAAGCTGCCCATATCCACTG GTCTCAGTCCAGGAGACTCTGGTGTAGTTTTGAAGTGTCAAGTGTGTGGCCACAACTCTGACTCCCCTGCACAGCTTCAGCAGCATGTGCGAACCCACCTAGAGGTCAGGGTCCCAACTGAAAGGAGCCCCAATCCCCGGCAAAGTACCCCATCATCAGTTGACCACCCTCAGCTGTCTCCCCATGAGAGGGAGCCCCTTGGCTGTGTCCCGAGCCCGGACTCATCCAGCCCTGGTGCAAATGGCGGCTCAGCCCCGCCTCGAGACTCCAGTCCTCCGAATGCACAAACTACTGACTTAAAGATCAAAGAGGAGCCTCATTCAGACTCAGACGCAGAAGAGCAGCAAATGGAGATTATGGAGGGTGGAGAGAAAGATGAGCTAAGTGGAGAGGAGGCACATCAAGAAATAAGAATCAAGACAAACGAGAAGAGAATCGCCACATCTTCCTGTGCAACATCAACTTCTCCGAAGAGTCCAGCCACGGCAAGTGTAAAGGCAGAGCCAACCAGTCCCACCCCTGGTTCTAGCCCTGCGCATGAGGGAGGCACAGGGTCAGTTCTCCCTGGTGGAGCAATGTTCTTGCCTCAGTACATGTTTAATCCCGAGGCAGCCATTATGCCCCAGGCCTCGGAGATACTGGCTAAAATGTCCGAGATGCACAGCCGACTGAAACAGGGCCAGGCAGTTCCTCAGAACAATCCAGCGGCCTTCTTTCCCTCTGGACAGACTGCACCTACAGCCGCAGCCACTCCCCCTCATAAAGGAGCCACCTGCTTTGAGTGTGACATCACattcaacaacatcaacaacttTTATGCACATAAGAGGCTGTACTGCTCCAGTAGGCACCACGGAGAAGGTGCAACCTCCGCTTCAGGTCCTGGATCGACAAGAGATGCAGCCCCTGCCACAATGCCACGTGGCTCCCCCACATCTCCTCAAGGTGGAGCAGCAAGTAGAGCAGCCTCTGCTTCTCCTACTGAGTCTGACCCTCCAGCAGAGAGTGGAGCAACAGAACCCAAGAGGGTGGTGGAAATAAAGACAGAAACCTCTAGAGAGGGAATATCTTCCTCTTCTGAAggggaaggtggaggtggaagtgtgggaggagggggtggaggaggaggaagagcaagcGAAGGCAGCCAGAGTCCTGCTAGTGGTTCTGCGGAGGACCAAGAAGACGATCCAAATAGAACCTTCTGCCAGGCCTGCAACATCCGCTTTAGTCGTCACGAAAACTACACTGTACACAAACGCTTCTACTGCGCTTCACGCCATGACCCATCCAACCACCGAGCCGTACACATGGCCAAGGCAACCACACCAGCAGCCTTCCTTCCCCAGCCCATCCGCAAACgcaagaggaagaagatgtATGAGATTCATATGGCCAGAACTGAAGCCTTAGCCaatgctgccgctgccgccgccgctgccgccgctgctgtgGCTGCTTCTGCACCATCTCCCTCCGTCCTGGGCCTGGCAGTGAAGCAAGAGGTTTCTCCCAGCGAGGAAGACAGCTCTAGCCCAGAAGGAGATGGCCCGATTGACCTCAGCAAGAGGCCCCGCCTGAGAGTGGTCCCACGccatagcagcagcagcagtattcTCCCTGCCCTGCCTCTTACAGACTACCACAAGTGCACTGCTTGCAGTATCAGCTTCAACAGCATTGAGAACTACCTGGCCCATAAAACCTACTATTGCCCCGCTACCACCCTCCAGCCCCATACCTTGGAGCAGCTTCACAGGCTCAAGAGTTCTGCCTCGACCTCTCCCAAAAGCAGACCTGCGCAGGAGCGCACGGATCACCTGCACCCCGTGGAGGCTAAAGCTCTGCCTGCTGAGTGGGTGTCCCAGGCTCAATCCTCCAGTCCTCACCCCTCTGCCTTACCTTCCTCCGATGCCACATCTCCCAACACACTTGCAACCAACACACTTGCAGCCACCCCGGGGGCTGGCGCCAAAGGCGCAGGCGCCAGATCCTCTCAGGCGGTGTGCCCATACTGCCCAAACAGGCTCATCACCTGTGACTTGATGGAGCACTTCAAGACCACCCACGGCCTTGTTGTAACCGTTCAGCCAACTCAGCCAGGCAGTGTAGTCAGCCGCAGCCCCAGCCTTAGTCCCAGGGATGGAACTGCGGcaaccacctccaccaccccaATGAGCCATTCTAGATTGGTCTCTCGAGTTCACAGAGACAGCATTAATGGGCAGGCGAGGAGCAGTACAACTTCTCCGGTCTCCCCGCTGGTAAACGGCAGCCCTTCAGCTGGGGGTGGATCACCTTTGGCTGGCTCACCTCTGCCTCCGTCTCCCCCAAGGGCTCCTTCTCTGACTTTGTCACCTGTGCCTGAGGTCCTGAGGGGGACTGTGGGGTTGTCTCCAGACAACGCCGTCCCGACTGTGACCTCCCATCCCATCGCCACAGCCCCGCCTGCCCCCGGCCCCAAATCCACAGTGATCTCCCCGGTCCTTAACGGTAATTCCCGCTTCTGTCGGCTTTGCAACATCAAGTTCAGCAGTCTCTCCACATTCATAGCTCACAAAAAATACTACTGCTCCTCCCACAGCGCCGAACATGTCAAGTGA